From Methanobrevibacter sp., a single genomic window includes:
- a CDS encoding Panacea domain-containing protein, translating to MMEFDKEKFKTVLSYVINRCENKANVGKTLICKLLYFSDFNYYEKYETAITNETYIKYERGPYPHHIDEVIDEMLDEGLLKIEKKPYFGTTIHKHYLQEVPDLSLLNTKELGVINEVIDKISDMSAKEVSAYSHGDMPWMIAEDNEELDYEYVFYRDPEYTVREYDN from the coding sequence ATGATGGAATTCGATAAAGAAAAATTCAAAACAGTTCTTTCATATGTCATCAACCGATGCGAAAATAAGGCCAATGTAGGAAAAACATTAATCTGCAAATTATTATATTTTTCAGATTTCAATTACTATGAAAAATATGAAACTGCAATAACCAATGAAACCTACATCAAATATGAAAGAGGTCCGTATCCACACCATATTGATGAAGTAATTGATGAAATGCTTGATGAAGGATTACTTAAAATTGAAAAAAAACCATACTTTGGAACAACAATTCACAAACATTACCTGCAGGAAGTTCCAGACTTGTCCCTGCTAAACACTAAAGAGCTCGGCGTCATTAACGAAGTCATTGATAAAATAAGTGACATGTCTGCAAAAGAAGTCAGTGCATACTCTCATGGGGACATGCCATGGATGATTGCAGAAGACAATGAAGAGTTGGACTACGAATATGTCTTCTACAGAGACCCGGAATACACCGTTAGAGAATATGACAACTGA
- a CDS encoding protein-ADP-ribose hydrolase: MQGGIEINTAEQLDYLINYLLDERNEKINVPTDYQSKRALLRSLMNVRLPNEISNEFLKVQDEFLTAETLTKNLTSPSDIDEVKGKIMLWQGDITTLKVDAIVNAANSKLLGCFIPQHNCIDNVIHSAAGLQLRDECNTIMKIQNVDEEVGKAKITGAYNLPSKYVIHTVGPQIPQGFKPSDRDIDALASCYKSCLDIATYNELDSIAFCCISTGVFNFPQDLAAEIAIRTVEEYLSSTETTLKHVIFNVFTDKDYLIYKKLLFGE; encoded by the coding sequence ATTCAAGGAGGGATTGAAATTAACACTGCTGAACAATTAGATTACTTAATCAACTACCTGCTGGATGAAAGAAATGAGAAAATTAATGTCCCAACTGATTATCAATCAAAAAGAGCATTGCTCAGATCATTGATGAATGTAAGATTGCCTAATGAGATATCTAATGAATTTTTAAAAGTTCAGGATGAATTCTTAACTGCTGAAACATTAACTAAAAATTTGACTTCACCATCTGACATCGATGAAGTGAAAGGAAAAATCATGCTTTGGCAGGGAGATATTACGACTTTAAAAGTAGATGCAATTGTCAATGCGGCCAATTCCAAATTATTGGGCTGTTTTATACCACAACACAACTGCATTGATAATGTAATCCACTCAGCGGCTGGTTTGCAGTTAAGGGATGAATGCAATACCATAATGAAAATCCAGAATGTCGATGAGGAAGTTGGAAAGGCAAAAATCACTGGAGCATATAATCTGCCTTCAAAATATGTGATTCACACAGTAGGGCCTCAAATCCCTCAGGGATTCAAACCTTCAGATAGAGACATTGATGCACTTGCAAGCTGTTATAAATCATGTCTGGATATAGCAACTTATAATGAATTGGATTCCATTGCATTCTGCTGCATTTCAACAGGAGTATTTAACTTTCCACAGGATTTGGCGGCTGAAATTGCAATAAGAACAGTTGAAGAATATTTAAGTTCAACAGAAACCACATTGAAACATGTGATTTTTAATGTATTTACAGATAAGGATTATTTAATATATAAAAAATTATTGTTCGGAGAGTAA
- a CDS encoding collagen binding domain-containing protein, translating to MNIKINTICFIILLFLLIGVVSATDNNNETLEKTIEQPDDDICQISVNNHNTLKASDKNNEKLELHINNTEILEKSLTNNAKVGKSKNVAGTIKSAKSKISIKASDMKIHYKDGSKFTVTVKDSSKKAVKKIKVTFGINGKTYTKTTDSKGKASLTLNLNNGKYSIVTSFSGSNKYYATFVKNTITVKSTIKSGNLVKYYKNKAAYYSTFYDKKGKLLKNSAVKFKLNGKQYTVKTNKKGVAKLDIDLKPGMYSISSINSKTSETASNTILIYSILQTSDLTMKEGDGSKFTVKVLNSNGKASPNKIVILKVNGKTYTPKSDSNGIATQIIDLPQGKYSITTEYEGLQNTNRLTVNEGEKHGSFSHISMIPDYVNVTVPYAFHNSAYTVKKGTDGIIKLPKNDVFAIHISETKHYLFSKTPLPNIDSNVLGYKTYLVPFDGSAIKSDYNKDNLKGDGILISKISDYTQIEFRSTTQLDSDMFGLLMNKYQDDIEIFTYIQNDMIKARIMFYTNYFDETGLRTNLGKLYDKNTYEINYNNYDQLTMNNADKIKFTNTGKTVEYSASKNQIMPSISKEDINTKLIVNGVEELEKREYISYGNSELYQPLRGFEVLQSFAIINKKVKQETVDKWLKVNSGYLSRIGIMNVYGMYLASLGTAWMADEIANAYSKEYDVTWDRDRTTTILGGINLDNTYIHILNADMGMKVNGKDSNKIKLFKLVNSLGLPELENIALSPVEELFIENSTNSLENIFQNFNSYSLIFNEDLALIQMENSTTNIILNQTTGVVNVIMKENGFYYKGATVKTTNDCCSCNQIGNNIVNKLSDTAFRLFITNPLTYPYFKNAGYELGLLAHKTLPYILSAAGASAQGAGGLAYGLLGFALKMQDIGTSYRSQQDKSDWHGLMDTITFTRPGLFQQKKVYNIPNGKGGYDYVEVPIKKDFSLDRENALYISKGNVKKLTKKETYKYFDDDYYSLYSMPPKYWKSK from the coding sequence ATGAACATTAAAATAAACACCATATGTTTCATTATATTACTATTTTTACTTATTGGTGTCGTATCAGCGACCGATAACAATAATGAAACATTAGAAAAAACAATTGAACAACCAGATGATGACATTTGTCAGATAAGTGTTAATAATCACAATACTTTAAAGGCAAGTGATAAGAATAATGAAAAATTAGAACTGCATATCAACAATACAGAAATACTTGAGAAAAGTCTCACAAATAATGCGAAAGTTGGAAAAAGTAAAAATGTCGCAGGTACTATTAAATCAGCCAAATCCAAAATCAGCATCAAAGCTTCTGATATGAAGATACACTATAAAGATGGAAGTAAGTTTACAGTCACAGTAAAGGATTCTTCAAAAAAAGCAGTTAAAAAAATTAAAGTTACTTTTGGAATTAATGGAAAAACCTATACAAAAACAACCGATTCAAAAGGTAAAGCTTCACTGACCCTAAATTTAAATAATGGAAAGTATAGCATAGTGACTAGCTTTTCTGGATCAAACAAATATTATGCCACATTTGTTAAAAATACGATTACAGTCAAAAGTACCATAAAAAGTGGAAATTTAGTTAAATACTATAAAAATAAGGCTGCATACTACTCAACTTTTTATGATAAAAAAGGGAAGCTATTAAAAAATAGTGCAGTTAAATTCAAATTGAACGGTAAACAATACACCGTAAAAACAAATAAAAAAGGTGTTGCAAAGCTAGACATAGATTTAAAACCTGGAATGTACAGTATTAGTTCAATAAATTCAAAAACTTCAGAAACAGCGTCAAATACCATATTGATTTATTCAATTCTTCAAACTAGTGATTTGACAATGAAAGAAGGAGATGGGAGTAAATTTACTGTTAAGGTATTAAACAGCAATGGAAAAGCTTCACCCAATAAAATTGTCATTTTAAAAGTGAATGGTAAAACTTACACACCAAAAAGTGATTCAAACGGTATTGCAACACAGATAATAGATTTACCTCAAGGAAAATACTCCATTACTACTGAATATGAAGGGCTTCAAAATACCAATAGACTTACTGTAAATGAAGGGGAAAAACATGGCTCCTTCAGTCATATCTCAATGATTCCGGATTATGTCAATGTTACAGTACCCTATGCATTTCACAATTCCGCTTATACAGTAAAAAAAGGAACTGACGGCATAATAAAACTTCCTAAAAATGATGTTTTTGCAATACACATCAGTGAAACAAAACATTATTTGTTCTCAAAAACTCCGCTGCCAAATATTGATTCAAATGTTCTTGGCTATAAAACATATTTAGTACCTTTTGATGGAAGCGCTATCAAAAGTGATTATAATAAAGACAATCTGAAAGGAGACGGGATTTTAATTTCAAAAATATCAGATTACACCCAAATTGAATTCAGAAGTACAACACAATTGGATTCGGACATGTTTGGCTTGCTGATGAATAAATACCAGGACGATATTGAAATCTTCACATATATACAAAATGACATGATAAAAGCAAGAATAATGTTTTATACGAATTATTTTGATGAAACGGGCCTTAGAACAAATTTGGGAAAATTATATGATAAGAACACTTATGAAATTAACTATAACAACTACGATCAATTAACAATGAACAATGCAGATAAAATCAAATTCACAAATACAGGAAAGACCGTTGAATACAGTGCCTCCAAAAATCAGATTATGCCTTCCATATCAAAAGAGGACATCAACACCAAACTTATAGTCAATGGTGTTGAAGAGCTTGAAAAAAGAGAATATATAAGTTATGGAAATAGTGAACTATATCAACCTTTAAGAGGCTTTGAAGTACTTCAATCATTTGCAATAATCAATAAAAAAGTAAAACAGGAAACAGTTGATAAATGGTTAAAAGTAAATTCCGGATATTTATCAAGAATTGGTATAATGAATGTTTATGGAATGTATTTGGCAAGTTTGGGTACAGCATGGATGGCTGATGAGATTGCTAATGCTTATTCAAAAGAATATGATGTAACTTGGGACAGAGATAGAACTACCACTATATTGGGAGGAATCAATCTTGACAATACCTACATACACATATTAAATGCGGACATGGGCATGAAAGTTAATGGAAAGGACAGCAACAAAATTAAATTGTTTAAATTAGTTAACTCTTTAGGACTGCCTGAACTAGAAAATATAGCATTATCCCCTGTAGAAGAATTATTCATTGAAAATAGTACCAATTCTTTGGAAAATATTTTCCAGAATTTTAACAGTTACAGCTTAATTTTTAATGAGGATTTAGCTTTAATACAAATGGAAAATTCAACAACAAATATTATCCTAAATCAAACAACAGGCGTTGTAAATGTTATAATGAAAGAGAATGGATTTTACTATAAAGGTGCAACTGTAAAAACAACAAACGACTGCTGTTCATGTAATCAGATTGGAAATAATATCGTGAATAAATTGAGTGATACCGCTTTCAGACTTTTCATAACAAATCCTTTAACATATCCTTATTTTAAAAATGCAGGATATGAACTTGGATTATTGGCACATAAAACACTCCCATATATATTAAGTGCAGCAGGCGCTTCTGCACAAGGAGCCGGTGGTTTGGCTTATGGCCTTTTAGGATTTGCACTTAAAATGCAAGACATTGGAACCAGTTATAGATCCCAACAAGATAAAAGCGATTGGCATGGTCTGATGGACACCATAACTTTCACTCGTCCAGGATTATTCCAGCAAAAAAAGGTATACAATATTCCAAACGGTAAAGGAGGATATGATTATGTTGAAGTTCCTATCAAAAAAGATTTTTCACTTGATAGGGAAAATGCGCTATATATAAGTAAGGGCAATGTTAAAAAATTAACTAAAAAAGAAACCTACAAATATTTCGATGATGATTACTATTCATTATATTCAATGCCTCCGAAGTATTGGAAAAGTAAATAA
- a CDS encoding phage holin family protein → MSFKNAVISSLKTLITTVLLILANIAAVVGVDYISNDFTVGPLYNALVIVIAVAVANSVLWPIFRRFLMKFIILTFGIGALVINSVIFYIATYFIPGVHVGFYGFWQVPIVMAIATTFITNITNTNYYDSYIKSILKYALKQKSPYNKRYSGVIMLEIDGLSINTLKKAIDNDYMPTLKKWLNEKTHTLKEWETDLSSQTGSSQAGILHGNNEDIVAYRWVEKENDNKIMVSGKLSHAPEIEKRISNGEGLLVNGMSIANMFSGDSKISALTSSKLESITRIYNKTLHSVFLDSYNFQRIFVLFLWDILMELKSQLMHDIKNIKPRLRRTIVYAAIRAGANVVLREATTEILTSEIFRGEIDTAYATFMGYDEIAHHSGVEDDDVWGVLKQIDLQFSRLTSAIEMGDRDYELIVLSDHGQSKGATFKQRYGLTLGNYVRRLLPEDLKFFKNEYNIDHFRDAVIPENRQLQNIKEHVENIRDDLFDKEEGRVQNIRKEIGEHKPKIIFENEQFINLREKYSNSLEYITSHETRQLSTEKAKDSELIVLGSGNLGLIYLTQWSQRLNYEEIVMLFPELIPGLVNHSGIGFILVNSIANGGMVIGKRGIYYLDSDKIVGENPLKDFGVNAHRHLKRQNSFKNMPDIMVNSFYDSVNDEVCAFEELIGSHGGLGGNQTKPFILYPSKWDDPGELVGAESIYKFLKKEIESLDS, encoded by the coding sequence ATGAGTTTTAAAAACGCTGTAATTTCCTCACTGAAAACACTGATAACAACAGTTCTTCTGATATTAGCCAATATTGCAGCTGTTGTTGGAGTGGATTACATCAGCAATGATTTTACTGTTGGTCCATTGTATAATGCATTGGTTATTGTTATTGCAGTTGCAGTTGCAAATTCTGTACTTTGGCCGATTTTCAGGCGTTTTTTGATGAAATTCATCATTTTGACATTTGGGATTGGAGCACTTGTCATTAACTCAGTTATCTTTTATATTGCAACATATTTTATTCCTGGTGTTCATGTCGGCTTTTATGGTTTTTGGCAGGTGCCAATTGTCATGGCAATAGCTACAACATTCATAACCAACATAACAAACACAAACTATTATGATTCATACATTAAAAGCATTTTAAAATATGCCCTTAAACAAAAATCACCATATAATAAAAGATACTCTGGAGTCATAATGCTTGAAATAGATGGGTTATCAATTAATACCCTGAAAAAGGCAATTGACAATGATTATATGCCAACACTTAAAAAATGGTTAAATGAGAAAACACACACATTAAAAGAATGGGAAACCGATTTATCATCACAGACTGGATCAAGTCAAGCAGGAATCTTACATGGAAACAATGAAGACATCGTGGCTTACAGATGGGTTGAAAAGGAAAATGATAATAAAATCATGGTTTCAGGAAAATTAAGCCATGCTCCGGAAATTGAAAAAAGAATTAGCAATGGCGAAGGTCTACTTGTAAATGGAATGAGCATTGCAAACATGTTTTCAGGAGATAGTAAAATATCTGCCTTAACCTCATCAAAACTAGAATCAATCACAAGAATATATAATAAAACACTGCATTCTGTGTTTTTAGACTCATATAATTTCCAAAGAATATTTGTATTGTTCCTATGGGACATTCTAATGGAGTTAAAATCACAGTTAATGCATGATATAAAAAATATTAAACCACGACTTAGAAGAACAATTGTTTATGCTGCAATCAGAGCAGGCGCTAATGTTGTTTTAAGAGAAGCAACCACTGAAATTTTAACCAGTGAAATATTCAGAGGAGAAATCGATACCGCCTATGCAACATTCATGGGATATGATGAAATAGCACACCATTCTGGTGTTGAGGATGATGATGTTTGGGGTGTTCTAAAACAGATCGACCTGCAGTTTTCCAGATTAACATCAGCAATTGAAATGGGCGACAGAGATTATGAATTAATAGTATTATCAGACCATGGACAAAGCAAGGGAGCCACTTTTAAACAGAGATATGGTTTGACACTTGGAAATTATGTCAGACGTCTTCTTCCTGAGGATTTGAAGTTTTTTAAAAATGAGTACAATATTGATCACTTTAGAGATGCAGTAATTCCTGAAAACAGACAATTGCAAAACATTAAGGAACATGTTGAAAACATCCGTGACGACTTATTTGACAAAGAAGAAGGACGCGTTCAAAACATCCGAAAAGAAATTGGAGAACACAAACCTAAGATTATTTTTGAAAACGAACAGTTCATAAATCTTCGTGAAAAATACTCCAACAGCTTAGAATACATTACTTCTCATGAAACCAGACAATTAAGTACTGAAAAGGCAAAGGATTCCGAACTGATTGTCTTGGGTTCTGGAAATCTTGGTCTGATTTATTTGACACAATGGAGCCAACGCCTAAATTATGAGGAAATAGTAATGTTGTTCCCCGAATTAATTCCAGGACTTGTCAACCATTCTGGAATTGGATTCATTCTTGTCAATTCAATAGCTAATGGAGGAATGGTTATCGGCAAGAGAGGAATTTATTACCTTGACAGTGATAAGATAGTTGGTGAAAATCCCCTCAAGGACTTTGGTGTGAATGCTCACAGACACCTGAAAAGGCAAAATAGCTTCAAAAACATGCCCGATATTATGGTTAACAGTTTTTATGATAGCGTGAATGATGAAGTCTGTGCATTTGAAGAGTTGATTGGAAGCCATGGTGGACTTGGCGGAAATCAAACAAAACCATTTATTTTATATCCTTCCAAATGGGACGATCCCGGTGAATTGGTTGGTGCTGAATCGATTTATAAATTCTTAAAAAAAGAAATAGAAAGTTTAGATTCTTGA
- a CDS encoding helix-turn-helix domain-containing protein, with translation MNTEKIICPVDRTLSLINKKWSIQIIRDMFFGKKHFKEFKEDKPKLSNKVLSSCLKDLEENGLIEKKVLNTTPVTTEYYLTEYGRSMNRIVYELAMFTLSAEDSYTEETRNELKETFRKTLEIDD, from the coding sequence ATGAACACTGAAAAGATAATTTGTCCAGTTGACCGGACCTTAAGTTTAATCAACAAGAAATGGAGCATTCAAATAATTCGAGACATGTTTTTCGGCAAAAAGCACTTCAAGGAATTTAAAGAAGACAAGCCTAAACTAAGCAATAAAGTACTGTCAAGCTGTCTTAAAGACCTTGAGGAAAATGGTCTTATTGAAAAGAAAGTCTTAAACACTACTCCAGTGACAACCGAGTATTATTTAACTGAATATGGGCGTTCAATGAACAGGATTGTTTATGAGCTTGCAATGTTCACATTAAGCGCCGAGGACAGTTACACAGAAGAAACAAGAAATGAGTTAAAAGAGACTTTCAGAAAAACATTGGAAATTGATGATTGA
- a CDS encoding cobalt-precorrin-7 (C(5))-methyltransferase, protein MTGKIYIVGIGPGSSEYLTKKAIDTVEMSDYTVGSIRAIELFDSVQNKIAFNVKDLLDKLEEGVELAVGGKTVSVLSTGDPGFSGVLNTVLRLSDEKNFPKENIEVIPGISSLQLAAAKCHIQWDNANVMTFHGRENIEEILPVINNGKITIALPSRKVKDMAQFLLDNGVEANRKVVVCERLSYPDEKIVEATLNDIANSEFTYMCIIVIYP, encoded by the coding sequence ATGACAGGTAAAATTTATATTGTGGGAATTGGTCCTGGTTCCAGTGAGTATCTGACTAAAAAAGCCATCGATACAGTTGAGATGAGCGATTATACTGTTGGAAGCATAAGAGCCATTGAATTATTTGATAGTGTTCAAAATAAAATTGCATTCAATGTTAAGGATTTGCTTGACAAATTAGAAGAAGGTGTTGAATTAGCTGTTGGTGGAAAAACTGTTTCAGTACTATCAACAGGAGATCCTGGTTTTTCAGGTGTTTTAAATACTGTCTTAAGATTATCCGATGAGAAGAATTTCCCTAAAGAAAATATTGAAGTGATACCAGGAATAAGTTCTCTGCAGCTTGCTGCCGCCAAATGTCATATTCAATGGGACAATGCAAATGTAATGACATTTCATGGTAGAGAAAATATTGAAGAGATTTTACCAGTTATCAACAATGGAAAAATAACAATTGCACTTCCTTCAAGAAAAGTGAAGGACATGGCACAGTTTTTACTGGATAATGGTGTTGAAGCTAACAGAAAAGTTGTGGTTTGTGAACGCTTAAGTTACCCTGATGAGAAAATTGTTGAAGCCACATTAAATGACATTGCCAATAGTGAATTTACTTATATGTGTATAATTGTCATATATCCGTAA
- a CDS encoding ArsA family ATPase, translated as MAFRDYFRFNKDKTTFIFIGGKGGVGKTSVSSATALWLAEQGKKTLIVSTDPAHSLSDSLEVPIGSYPREIKTNLFAVEIDPDVAMAQKQAQLEAEKAANPDDNGGLLGMDFLSDQLDMASSSPGADEAAAFEMFMAVMNSEEYDVVVFDTAPTGHTLRLLSFPEVMDSWVGKMMMLKAKLGTATNALKKIMPFMDAVDDPQTSEDLKRTKEQIDKAKEVLSDPDRTTFKMVVIPEEMSIYESERALEALGKYDITVDSVIVNQVMPDICDCDFCHSRHKLQQKRLALIDQKFPNQHIAEVPLFKDEVKGQEKLLNLAHILYDGEDNDEVVQEAIQL; from the coding sequence TTGGCATTTAGAGATTATTTCAGATTTAACAAAGACAAAACAACATTTATTTTTATAGGTGGAAAAGGAGGAGTTGGAAAAACTTCAGTATCTTCTGCAACTGCATTGTGGCTAGCAGAACAAGGTAAAAAAACATTGATTGTATCAACTGACCCTGCTCATTCTCTATCTGACTCTTTAGAAGTTCCAATCGGAAGTTATCCACGTGAAATAAAAACCAATTTATTTGCTGTAGAAATTGATCCTGATGTTGCAATGGCTCAAAAGCAAGCTCAATTGGAAGCTGAAAAAGCAGCAAACCCTGATGATAACGGAGGATTATTAGGAATGGATTTCTTATCTGATCAGCTAGACATGGCATCATCTTCTCCGGGAGCTGATGAGGCAGCAGCTTTTGAAATGTTCATGGCTGTAATGAATTCCGAAGAATATGATGTAGTAGTATTTGATACAGCACCAACAGGTCACACTTTAAGATTATTGTCCTTCCCGGAAGTAATGGATTCATGGGTTGGAAAAATGATGATGCTTAAGGCAAAACTGGGAACTGCAACTAATGCTCTTAAAAAAATCATGCCGTTTATGGATGCAGTGGATGATCCACAAACTTCAGAAGACTTGAAAAGAACCAAAGAACAAATCGACAAGGCAAAAGAAGTATTGTCTGATCCGGACAGAACAACTTTCAAGATGGTTGTCATTCCAGAAGAGATGTCAATTTATGAATCAGAAAGGGCTTTGGAAGCACTTGGTAAATATGACATCACTGTTGACAGCGTTATCGTAAACCAGGTAATGCCTGATATCTGTGACTGTGATTTCTGTCACTCAAGACATAAATTACAGCAAAAAAGATTGGCGTTAATCGACCAGAAATTTCCAAACCAACACATTGCTGAAGTGCCATTATTCAAGGATGAAGTCAAAGGTCAGGAAAAACTTTTAAACCTTGCTCATATATTGTATGATGGTGAAGACAACGATGAGGTTGTCCAAGAAGCTATACAATTATAA